Proteins from one Pseudobdellovibrionaceae bacterium genomic window:
- a CDS encoding ATP-binding cassette domain-containing protein, with protein MLTASNVSLRFGGKKLFEDVNVKFTPGNCYGLIGANGAGKSTFLKILAKEIEPNTGEVIFNPQMRMSVLKQDHHLYDDLTVLQTVLMGNDKLYKIMQEKDALYAKPDFSDADGVRASELEEQFGAMNGWEAESEAAVLLAGVGVPDSAHGKLMRDMVPGDKVKILLVQALFGKPDILLLDEPTNHLDIYAIQWLEEFLLNFENTVIVISHDRHFLNKVCTHIADIDFGKVTTYSGNYDFWREASELTQRLLSDQNKKSSDKAEELKSFIQRFSANASKSRQASSRLKQLEKLEFHEMPKSSRRQPFVGFDLKRELGNDVLTVDRITKTVDGEVLLKDVSFTMKKGDKIALLGKNDLSKTLLMDILSGDVQPDSGSFSWGITTTVGYFPTDNSRYFAGEESSLVDWLRQYSHDKEETFVRGFLGKMLFGGNDALKKPSVLSGGERVRCMLSKLMLSGANVLLLDGPTNHLDLESITAVNEGVKRFKGSVIFNCHDHEFVQTCANRIIELDGGVITYDNQITYDEFLAAQKPH; from the coding sequence ATGCTCACCGCCTCGAATGTCAGCCTCCGTTTTGGGGGCAAGAAGTTGTTTGAAGACGTCAACGTCAAGTTCACCCCCGGTAACTGCTACGGCCTGATCGGCGCCAACGGCGCGGGAAAGTCGACGTTTCTGAAGATCCTGGCCAAAGAGATCGAGCCCAATACGGGCGAGGTCATTTTCAACCCGCAGATGCGGATGTCGGTCCTGAAGCAGGATCATCACTTGTACGACGATTTGACCGTCCTGCAGACCGTCCTGATGGGGAACGACAAGCTCTACAAGATCATGCAGGAAAAAGACGCCCTCTACGCCAAGCCCGACTTCTCGGACGCGGACGGCGTGCGTGCCTCCGAGCTCGAAGAGCAATTCGGAGCGATGAACGGCTGGGAGGCCGAGTCCGAAGCGGCCGTCCTGCTGGCGGGTGTGGGCGTTCCCGATAGCGCTCACGGCAAACTGATGCGCGACATGGTCCCGGGCGACAAGGTCAAAATCCTGCTCGTCCAAGCGCTGTTCGGAAAACCCGACATCCTGCTGCTCGATGAACCGACGAACCATCTCGACATCTACGCGATCCAATGGCTGGAGGAGTTCCTGCTGAATTTCGAGAACACGGTCATCGTGATCTCGCATGATCGTCACTTCTTGAACAAGGTCTGCACGCACATCGCGGACATCGACTTCGGCAAAGTGACCACTTACAGCGGCAACTACGACTTCTGGCGCGAAGCCAGCGAGCTGACCCAGCGTCTGCTTTCGGATCAGAACAAAAAATCGTCCGATAAGGCCGAAGAACTGAAAAGCTTCATCCAACGCTTCAGCGCGAACGCGTCGAAATCGCGTCAAGCCTCGAGCCGCTTGAAGCAGCTTGAAAAGCTCGAGTTCCACGAAATGCCGAAAAGCTCGCGTCGCCAGCCCTTCGTGGGCTTCGACCTGAAGCGGGAGCTGGGCAATGACGTCCTGACCGTGGATCGCATCACCAAGACCGTGGACGGCGAAGTCCTTCTGAAAGATGTCAGCTTCACCATGAAGAAGGGCGACAAGATCGCGCTGCTCGGTAAGAACGATCTGTCGAAGACGCTCCTGATGGACATCTTATCGGGCGACGTCCAACCCGACTCGGGTTCGTTCTCGTGGGGTATCACCACGACCGTCGGGTATTTCCCGACAGACAATTCCAGATATTTCGCCGGCGAAGAAAGTTCGCTCGTCGATTGGCTACGCCAGTACTCGCACGATAAGGAAGAAACTTTCGTTCGCGGCTTCTTGGGCAAGATGCTTTTCGGCGGCAACGACGCCTTGAAAAAACCCTCGGTCTTGAGCGGAGGCGAACGCGTGCGCTGCATGCTCTCGAAACTCATGCTGTCGGGCGCGAATGTGCTGCTACTGGACGGACCGACGAATCACCTGGATCTGGAAAGCATCACCGCCGTCAACGAAGGCGTGAAGCGTTTCAAGGGCAGCGTGATCTTCAACTGTCACGATCACGAATTCGTGCAAACCTGCGCGAACCGCATCATCGAACTGGATGGCGGCGTCATCACTTACGACAACCAAATCACCTACGACGAGTTCTTGGCGGCGCAGAAGCCTCACTAA
- a CDS encoding Smr/MutS family protein codes for MKTAKAKGGGGRSGVPTLDLHGYRVEEVFDAVEAFLRKHANADRVRIMPGKGTGKVQSEVARYLKLGNYSWSHERSGAAGAANSGVMIVHMD; via the coding sequence ATGAAAACGGCGAAGGCAAAAGGCGGCGGCGGTCGAAGTGGGGTGCCCACTCTGGATCTTCATGGCTACCGGGTGGAGGAGGTGTTTGACGCGGTCGAGGCCTTCTTGCGCAAGCATGCGAACGCGGATCGCGTGCGAATCATGCCCGGGAAGGGCACGGGCAAGGTCCAATCCGAAGTCGCCCGCTACTTGAAGCTCGGTAACTACAGCTGGTCGCATGAACGCTCCGGTGCCGCGGGAGCCGCGAATTCGGGAGTGATGATCGTCCACATGGACTGA
- a CDS encoding OmpA family protein, which translates to MKTLKYLPQLLLAVGALSMVACATPDKSPLAADADPRVELSRLQEDQKEAQTQQYDRLSPENFKKSEKYSAKAAKAAEKNKSREDIVENIEISRRYLEKANAVGEKYSAMVTPILEARRRALDAGAQRWVKSAFEKTDKDFADLGEDMEDNDFTVKASVISGLEDEYRTHEMESVKIASLDETRKNLERAESDGARRYAPKTLEMTRAMITSAERAVESSPRDPAGYQEKTQQAGEQAQKLREVLALAKSRGANESVALTIWEQNKQLQASQMQMQQNQQMSAERQAELQSELSAQQAALNAQGQRLTASEQRAQTLAQQEALRAKIEELRTQFGDDEAEVVKQGNNLVIRLKKMDFAVGKSEVPSSSFELLKKIQDVIAAVPAQNIVVEGHTDSTGSKQINEKLSQARADSVKSYFENQAEVEAPIEAKGFGADRPLTTNKTKEGRATNRRVDVVVETSTLL; encoded by the coding sequence ATGAAAACACTTAAATATTTGCCGCAGTTGTTACTGGCTGTCGGTGCATTGTCGATGGTCGCATGCGCGACTCCCGATAAATCGCCCCTCGCCGCCGACGCGGATCCGCGTGTGGAGCTGAGCCGTCTGCAAGAAGATCAGAAAGAGGCGCAAACCCAGCAATACGATCGCCTCTCTCCCGAGAACTTCAAAAAGTCCGAGAAGTATTCCGCCAAAGCAGCGAAAGCGGCCGAGAAGAACAAAAGCCGTGAAGACATCGTCGAGAATATCGAAATCTCGCGTCGCTATCTGGAGAAAGCCAATGCGGTTGGCGAAAAATACAGCGCGATGGTGACACCCATTTTGGAAGCTCGCCGTCGCGCTTTGGACGCCGGCGCGCAACGCTGGGTGAAATCCGCGTTTGAGAAGACCGACAAAGACTTCGCGGATCTGGGCGAAGACATGGAAGACAACGACTTCACGGTGAAAGCCTCGGTGATTTCGGGCCTGGAAGACGAATACCGTACCCACGAGATGGAGTCCGTGAAAATCGCTTCGTTGGATGAAACCCGCAAAAATCTGGAGCGCGCAGAGAGCGACGGTGCTCGTCGCTACGCCCCCAAAACTTTGGAAATGACCCGCGCCATGATCACATCGGCCGAGCGTGCGGTTGAAAGTAGCCCTCGCGATCCTGCAGGTTATCAAGAGAAGACCCAGCAGGCCGGTGAACAAGCACAGAAACTGCGCGAAGTCCTCGCCTTGGCGAAGTCGCGCGGCGCGAACGAAAGCGTCGCCCTGACGATCTGGGAGCAAAACAAGCAGCTGCAAGCCAGCCAAATGCAGATGCAACAGAATCAACAGATGTCGGCCGAGCGCCAAGCGGAGCTGCAATCCGAGCTGAGCGCGCAACAAGCGGCACTGAATGCTCAAGGCCAACGCCTGACCGCTTCGGAACAGCGCGCGCAGACTTTGGCGCAACAAGAGGCGCTGCGTGCGAAAATCGAAGAGCTGCGTACGCAGTTCGGCGATGACGAAGCGGAAGTCGTGAAGCAAGGGAACAACCTGGTGATCCGTCTGAAGAAAATGGACTTCGCGGTCGGTAAATCCGAAGTTCCCTCGTCTTCGTTCGAACTGTTGAAGAAGATCCAGGACGTGATCGCGGCCGTTCCCGCGCAGAACATCGTGGTCGAAGGTCACACGGACTCCACGGGTTCGAAACAGATCAACGAGAAGCTTTCGCAAGCTCGTGCGGACTCGGTGAAGTCGTACTTCGAAAACCAGGCGGAAGTTGAAGCGCCCATCGAAGCCAAAGGCTTCGGCGCGGATCGTCCCCTGACGACGAACAAGACCAAAGAAGGTCGCGCGACGAACCGTCGTGTCGACGTGGTCGTCGAAACTTCGACGCTGCTCTAA
- a CDS encoding cell envelope integrity protein TolA — MAQTPTPSPTVKPKATARATDKRRLKRLEKAIPKAAEERAPVKAVPKAMTKKEVREAIKKAEAEKDDPKAKEPLPPVPSPDEGWMTRMLRMNVQWSEKFDAWAEGIDVYLVGRKVTKRKNETQIRIENSSFLKEYEGYHNTTTFNADVRLPNVEDYWNLKFTSYDEQSDRRGVKRGTYRQDPRPQNYGATIGLTQAIGPVRTNFQPRVELKNPLRISHSLSFETVADFKTWQANPKLEFFANPESGTGIYSQLNFNFIFTPVYSVLWVNDGVYVESDNMFTTNNGLSLLQIVDDSSSFSYSFFINSNNRPNYHLNSYSLSIAWSQILYRNILDYQIIPHVDFISSHFKALPGLIVSLNLTF; from the coding sequence ATGGCACAGACGCCGACACCCTCGCCCACGGTCAAGCCGAAGGCCACCGCCCGAGCCACTGACAAACGGCGTTTGAAGCGACTCGAAAAAGCCATTCCGAAAGCGGCCGAAGAGCGTGCGCCCGTGAAAGCGGTGCCGAAGGCGATGACGAAAAAGGAAGTTCGCGAAGCGATCAAAAAAGCCGAGGCGGAAAAAGACGATCCGAAGGCGAAAGAACCGCTCCCGCCGGTCCCATCACCGGACGAGGGCTGGATGACCCGCATGCTGCGGATGAACGTGCAGTGGTCGGAAAAATTCGACGCGTGGGCGGAAGGTATCGACGTCTACCTTGTCGGTCGGAAGGTGACCAAGCGGAAAAACGAAACTCAGATCCGGATCGAGAACAGCTCGTTTTTGAAAGAGTACGAGGGGTATCACAACACGACCACCTTCAACGCCGATGTCCGCCTCCCGAACGTGGAGGATTACTGGAACTTGAAATTCACGAGTTACGATGAGCAGTCGGATCGACGGGGCGTCAAGCGCGGAACCTACCGTCAAGATCCCCGCCCCCAAAACTACGGGGCGACCATCGGGTTGACCCAGGCGATCGGTCCCGTGCGCACGAACTTCCAGCCTCGCGTGGAGCTGAAAAATCCCCTACGGATCTCGCACTCGCTGTCGTTTGAAACCGTGGCCGATTTTAAAACGTGGCAGGCCAATCCGAAGTTGGAATTTTTCGCGAATCCGGAGTCGGGGACGGGGATTTACTCGCAGCTGAACTTCAATTTTATTTTTACGCCGGTTTATTCGGTTTTATGGGTGAACGACGGCGTGTACGTCGAATCGGACAATATGTTCACGACGAACAACGGTCTGTCGCTTTTGCAAATCGTGGATGATTCGTCGTCCTTTTCGTACAGCTTCTTCATCAATTCGAACAATCGACCGAATTACCACCTGAACAGCTACAGCCTGTCCATTGCGTGGTCGCAGATTCTGTACCGAAATATCTTGGACTATCAGATCATCCCGCACGTGGATTTCATCAGCAGCCATTTCAAAGCCTTGCCGGGATTGATCGTGAGCCTGAACCTCACTTTTTAG
- a CDS encoding DoxX family protein — protein MQAERRAGADGSVAVEFGLSNFGAGDGGGQGLTLSRGPRMMASMWIEPMYTNEALLVARVALGICFVVHALGKLGVVGPGNMQGFTGWLASMGIPFPALQARMAMLSELIGGILIALGLATRPAFAVVGLTMLVAASIGHKGGGYLITNTPQGNEYALNLAILCAVFFLLGPGAYSLDAILF, from the coding sequence GTGCAAGCCGAACGCCGCGCGGGGGCGGACGGGAGCGTCGCCGTCGAGTTCGGACTGTCGAACTTCGGTGCAGGTGACGGGGGCGGTCAAGGTTTGACCCTAAGCCGTGGTCCGAGAATGATGGCGTCTATGTGGATTGAACCGATGTATACGAATGAAGCTTTGTTGGTGGCGCGTGTGGCGCTGGGAATCTGTTTCGTGGTGCACGCCCTGGGAAAACTGGGGGTCGTCGGGCCGGGGAACATGCAGGGGTTTACGGGCTGGCTCGCGAGCATGGGAATTCCTTTTCCGGCTCTGCAAGCGCGCATGGCGATGCTCAGTGAACTCATCGGCGGGATTCTGATCGCCTTGGGATTGGCGACTCGTCCCGCCTTCGCGGTGGTGGGCCTGACGATGCTTGTGGCGGCTTCCATCGGTCATAAGGGCGGTGGGTACCTCATCACGAACACTCCTCAGGGAAATGAATATGCCTTGAACCTCGCCATTCTGTGCGCGGTCTTCTTTTTGTTGGGGCCCGGCGCCTACTCGCTGGACGCGATTCTGTTCTAA
- a CDS encoding GAF domain-containing protein, producing MKKPPVISHEEQRLAALRGYAILDSAPEMAYDDIVKIASMICDTPIALISLVDQNRQWFKASKGVALKEAPREISFCGHAIQKNEIMQVKDATRDDRFFDNPFVTGPLNLRFYAGAPLFDKNGMALGTLCVGDIKARELTSEQTEALAALARQVTIHIEMREWAKLITQQQDLLSQQARMSALGQLAGEVAHEINTPLCSLTLGLDLIEERLAGQSTDEIAVMKRSALKISSILKNLLAFTRKGGRPTDLFRVVETTVGFHIERFRENGVRLSIDSGISGGKFPARVEAPAVSEALNGLLTVACDAALASPGDPWVRVSWRTVGEDGMLVVANSSLAEPSLPENEWPVEPLDGKAAGPGLNLSRQLMEGLGGQVIELENETHATYALVFPRELHVGSPAEEPRAGLMGSN from the coding sequence ATGAAAAAGCCACCGGTAATTTCGCACGAAGAGCAAAGATTGGCCGCCCTCCGGGGATACGCGATCCTCGATTCCGCTCCCGAGATGGCCTACGACGATATCGTGAAGATCGCGTCGATGATCTGCGACACGCCCATCGCGTTGATCTCATTGGTGGACCAGAACCGACAATGGTTCAAGGCCAGCAAAGGAGTCGCGCTGAAAGAGGCGCCCCGCGAGATCTCATTTTGCGGTCACGCGATTCAGAAAAATGAAATCATGCAGGTGAAGGATGCGACCCGGGACGATCGCTTCTTCGACAATCCCTTCGTTACGGGACCGTTGAACTTAAGATTTTACGCGGGTGCCCCGCTCTTCGATAAAAATGGAATGGCCTTGGGAACTCTTTGCGTCGGCGATATTAAAGCGCGCGAACTGACGTCCGAGCAAACCGAAGCGTTGGCCGCTTTGGCGCGACAAGTGACGATCCATATTGAAATGCGCGAATGGGCGAAATTGATCACCCAGCAACAAGACCTGCTCTCACAGCAGGCGCGGATGTCCGCCCTCGGACAGTTGGCGGGAGAGGTCGCGCACGAGATCAATACGCCGCTCTGCTCACTGACGTTGGGACTGGATTTGATCGAGGAACGTTTGGCCGGTCAATCGACGGATGAGATCGCGGTCATGAAAAGATCGGCTTTGAAAATCTCTTCGATCTTGAAGAACCTTCTCGCCTTCACCAGAAAGGGCGGCCGTCCCACCGATCTGTTCCGCGTCGTCGAGACGACCGTGGGTTTCCATATCGAGCGCTTCCGCGAAAATGGCGTGAGGTTGTCGATCGATTCCGGAATTTCCGGCGGAAAGTTCCCCGCACGCGTTGAAGCCCCTGCGGTCAGCGAGGCTTTGAACGGTCTATTGACGGTCGCGTGCGACGCCGCCCTTGCCTCCCCGGGCGATCCGTGGGTTCGTGTCTCGTGGCGAACGGTGGGTGAAGATGGAATGCTGGTCGTTGCGAACTCGAGTTTAGCGGAACCGTCGCTGCCCGAAAATGAATGGCCCGTCGAGCCGCTGGACGGAAAAGCCGCGGGCCCGGGTTTGAATCTCTCGCGTCAACTGATGGAGGGATTGGGTGGTCAAGTGATCGAGTTGGAAAATGAAACGCACGCGACCTATGCGCTCGTCTTTCCGCGGGAGCTTCATGTGGGCTCGCCGGCGGAAGAGCCGCGTGCGGGCTTGATGGGCTCCAACTAA
- a CDS encoding murein L,D-transpeptidase catalytic domain family protein, whose protein sequence is MRTTQFQWMTTALVTMTLLLSACAETRLADDPMNEPSAQEAPLENQLPPEIVEEPLPSPSGEEAILAKYAHLDPSRLVPTNLLKKAVLYYDANSTKFSNKGVLSVIDFSARSTKARFFVINMTSGSVWSVHVAHGKNSDPDHDGYATSFSNVSGSNQSSLGVYRTAEQYNGSNGLSMRLDGLSATNSNARARAIVIHGASYVKDSAVVQGRSWGCPAISMASRDKLYAMIKGGSMIYAGLSAKE, encoded by the coding sequence ATGCGAACCACTCAATTTCAATGGATGACGACCGCCTTGGTCACGATGACCCTTCTATTAAGCGCCTGCGCGGAAACACGCCTGGCGGACGACCCGATGAACGAACCTTCGGCGCAAGAAGCGCCGCTTGAAAACCAACTCCCTCCAGAGATCGTGGAAGAGCCCCTTCCCTCACCGAGCGGCGAAGAGGCGATCCTCGCGAAGTATGCGCACCTTGATCCCAGTCGTCTCGTCCCCACAAATCTGCTGAAGAAGGCCGTACTGTACTACGACGCGAACTCGACGAAGTTCTCGAACAAAGGAGTGCTGTCGGTCATCGACTTTTCCGCTCGTTCCACCAAAGCGCGCTTCTTCGTGATCAATATGACGTCCGGTTCGGTCTGGTCGGTCCATGTCGCTCACGGAAAGAACTCCGACCCGGATCATGATGGCTACGCGACCAGCTTCTCGAACGTGAGCGGCTCGAATCAAAGCTCGTTGGGCGTTTACCGGACCGCCGAGCAGTACAACGGCTCGAACGGACTTTCGATGCGCCTCGACGGACTTTCCGCAACCAACTCGAACGCGCGGGCCCGGGCCATCGTCATTCACGGAGCTTCTTACGTCAAAGACAGTGCCGTCGTACAAGGCCGAAGCTGGGGCTGTCCGGCGATTTCGATGGCCAGTCGGGACAAACTGTACGCGATGATCAAGGGCGGATCGATGATCTACGCGGGACTCTCCGCGAAAGAATAA
- a CDS encoding BON domain-containing protein produces the protein MSKITAFSLSMLLSAAPALAQIAEITALPSTTPTPAPAGRTTTTTVTTVTTTTTNADGETVASTVTAPATPGTAATSATPAVTNETNAPAVVPNAPVVWVDDGSMDTASQIERTRQNLRAGMSADPYLAGLVNRISMTSAGESITLTGEVNHSQEREAIERLTKDAAGNLRVINSIRVR, from the coding sequence ATGTCGAAGATCACCGCTTTTTCGCTCTCTATGCTGCTGAGCGCGGCTCCCGCCCTGGCCCAAATCGCGGAAATCACGGCGCTGCCGTCAACGACGCCCACGCCGGCGCCGGCGGGACGTACGACCACGACGACGGTCACCACCGTCACCACGACCACCACAAATGCGGACGGTGAAACCGTCGCGAGCACGGTGACCGCGCCCGCAACGCCGGGAACCGCCGCCACATCGGCGACTCCCGCCGTGACCAACGAGACCAACGCTCCCGCGGTGGTCCCCAATGCCCCGGTGGTTTGGGTGGATGACGGCAGCATGGATACCGCTTCGCAAATCGAGCGCACGCGCCAGAATCTACGCGCGGGCATGTCGGCGGATCCGTATCTCGCGGGATTAGTGAATCGGATTTCGATGACGTCGGCTGGTGAATCGATCACGCTGACCGGTGAAGTGAATCACTCGCAAGAGCGCGAGGCGATTGAACGCCTCACGAAGGATGCGGCCGGAAATTTACGCGTGATCAATTCGATCCGTGTGCGCTGA
- a CDS encoding glycogen synthase, whose protein sequence is MSARRVRASAPRVLMVSPEQTGVLQTGGLSHATAGLTESLNREGVRTEVLMPFFLEMQANKPTATGETINVGLDFRGSDFPHKTSVFTVHRGGSETNPTTFLRHETAQQNYFDNRTNGNGAKFYAPEAHIGESFGAFAKAAAEYILTRNFDVVILNDWTTGLIAVHLEEARRAGVKVPKVVFAIHNIAYQGLFPKSLADFLGLSERHFNAARGYEFWGQMNFLKAGLQYADMIYTVSKQYAKEIATERFGAGLDGVIRQKMTEGRVTGILNGILDHEWDPKRTKRGLVHRFSMNDFSGKALGKADMQAELGLPVRGQSPIFILTSRLAEQKGFEYLVDAIHKTAAQADAQWIIIGNGDAKYVDSLKSLEAQFPDRVRYRAFTNHLEAQLTRYGDFFVNGAWFEPSGLNQFFALKNGTIPVVSEAGGLADSVKPGVNGLRFPIIPKADGTGYEVDATSESARRAFQEAIDLYQDAERLEQMRRVGMSENNSWTGRIRAEFFDLFKRLGGRQGFGAAKKCVSAHGSN, encoded by the coding sequence GTGTCGGCCCGTCGCGTGCGTGCGAGTGCGCCGCGCGTGTTGATGGTGAGTCCCGAACAAACGGGCGTCTTGCAGACCGGTGGACTTTCCCATGCGACGGCGGGACTCACGGAATCGTTGAATCGTGAAGGTGTGCGCACCGAAGTCTTGATGCCGTTCTTTCTCGAAATGCAGGCGAACAAACCCACCGCGACCGGCGAGACGATTAACGTCGGACTTGATTTCCGCGGCTCGGACTTTCCGCACAAAACGAGCGTGTTCACCGTTCACCGCGGGGGTTCCGAAACGAATCCCACGACGTTCCTGCGTCACGAAACCGCTCAGCAAAACTACTTCGACAATCGCACCAACGGAAACGGCGCGAAGTTCTACGCGCCCGAAGCGCACATCGGCGAGTCGTTCGGTGCGTTCGCTAAAGCGGCGGCCGAGTACATCCTGACCCGCAATTTCGATGTCGTCATCTTGAACGACTGGACGACCGGCCTGATCGCCGTGCACCTCGAAGAAGCGCGGCGCGCGGGCGTGAAAGTCCCGAAGGTCGTGTTCGCGATCCACAACATCGCTTACCAAGGTCTTTTCCCGAAGAGCCTGGCGGATTTCCTGGGACTGTCGGAGCGGCACTTCAACGCCGCACGCGGTTACGAGTTTTGGGGCCAGATGAACTTCCTGAAGGCGGGGCTGCAATACGCCGACATGATCTATACGGTTTCGAAGCAGTACGCGAAAGAGATCGCGACCGAACGTTTCGGCGCGGGCTTGGACGGAGTCATCCGTCAGAAGATGACCGAAGGTCGCGTGACCGGGATCTTGAACGGAATTCTCGATCACGAGTGGGATCCGAAGCGCACGAAGCGTGGCCTAGTCCACCGCTTTTCGATGAACGACTTCAGTGGCAAAGCCTTGGGTAAAGCGGATATGCAGGCCGAGCTGGGTCTTCCCGTGCGTGGCCAATCGCCCATCTTCATTCTGACGTCGCGTTTGGCCGAGCAGAAGGGTTTCGAATACTTGGTCGACGCGATTCACAAGACGGCGGCGCAAGCCGACGCGCAGTGGATCATCATCGGGAACGGTGACGCGAAATATGTCGACTCTTTAAAGTCGCTCGAGGCGCAGTTCCCCGACCGTGTTCGTTACCGTGCGTTCACCAATCATCTGGAAGCGCAGCTGACCCGCTACGGCGACTTCTTCGTGAACGGTGCGTGGTTCGAGCCTTCGGGTTTGAACCAGTTTTTCGCATTGAAGAACGGGACCATCCCGGTGGTCAGCGAAGCCGGCGGTTTGGCGGACTCGGTGAAGCCGGGCGTGAACGGCTTGCGCTTCCCGATCATCCCGAAAGCCGACGGCACCGGCTACGAAGTCGATGCGACGTCCGAATCCGCGCGTCGCGCGTTCCAAGAGGCGATAGATCTTTATCAAGATGCGGAGCGCTTGGAGCAAATGCGTCGCGTGGGCATGAGTGAGAACAACTCGTGGACCGGCCGCATTCGCGCCGAGTTTTTCGATTTATTCAAACGGCTTGGCGGTCGTCAGGGGTTCGGCGCGGCGAAGAAATGCGTCAGCGCACACGGATCGAATTGA